One genomic segment of Natrialbaceae archaeon AArc-T1-2 includes these proteins:
- a CDS encoding DNA primase family protein, whose product MANDDGDEWADERFGDAGGASGDDERMEGRHVPDGDDEYEQFDLGLGESDDESDGSVEYDADQFFAESDESDESDVLEAEYGAEDLTLEEVFAKIERDGVDAVSIETREEIVQAHEESTLDVLGEVGAVHPSNLEVYRWYEVLEQYKAIEATPGTPKRPARELAVKTLEYEYEWMCISDRSKPGKYDLWTYDAETGWSNDGSSVIREVMSEELDGHATESECNHVEHLIANRHKVHSDELDAGNIDETLIPLEDGVLVLESLDLDDDGRIDPGTAEIKPHDPEHRFTYRLNAAWNPDSAKLERVDAFLENLTSDATGERDEDLIWEWFGHTLTPEYEPKGFFILHGNGNNGKSLLFELLIQVLGEENTSGTPLSKIVDNRFSSSRVVDRMANIAPDIAGTIISDISDLKAHTGNDKVEVEPKGKPAYDAYNSATMLFGANEPPAFVEQSDAVKDRLYHVELPYRFVSDPDPDDPAQKQAKSRSELLDELTSDGALAAVLYRMVEGARRIQVHGDFSDDRTPDERMESYEEEADPIASLARFAFENDPSAAVALDDIKTLYDKLAPQRGWPQKDKKTIGKGLGRLTSLTFSTGHYLRSWGSEDGDRPHVYKGIRFTGDAVDTLGEDTTHADRYREQLGLTDESGDDESSDPVTPLNELEPGRFDLRGTIDNVRDEPVPWLDDQGVVRDETDSYRYEIVESREFADAGEGAEVLVKDAIVTSDEADLKIQVVAGLTEVLVIDTGDRDDDQRRVDETPANPEELEPESSEGDEAVPVPEDALETVTDEIEGVSDKTGDWEITTVEIEGPGKLDMWYVDHRDVAHDRERGPYKVHAHENGWTWMYVGEMEMFSRAEDRLDELVPVEEHIEQTETPEAPPQSQRKTSIYHRVRKVDESQEDEGADVSTVVAIEAGNLCLHPSTVQRDIESMIESGRLTEVAEGRVMQS is encoded by the coding sequence ATGGCGAACGACGACGGTGACGAGTGGGCGGATGAGCGGTTCGGCGACGCGGGCGGTGCGAGCGGTGACGACGAGCGCATGGAGGGTCGACACGTCCCTGACGGGGACGACGAGTACGAACAATTCGATCTTGGACTCGGTGAGAGCGACGATGAAAGCGATGGGAGTGTCGAGTACGACGCCGATCAATTCTTCGCCGAGAGCGATGAGAGCGATGAGAGTGACGTTTTAGAGGCGGAGTACGGCGCGGAAGATCTCACTCTCGAAGAAGTGTTCGCCAAGATCGAGCGCGACGGTGTCGACGCGGTCTCGATCGAGACGCGCGAAGAGATCGTGCAGGCGCACGAGGAATCGACTCTCGACGTGTTAGGCGAGGTCGGTGCGGTGCACCCCTCGAATCTCGAAGTGTACAGGTGGTACGAGGTGCTTGAGCAGTACAAGGCGATCGAAGCCACTCCGGGCACCCCGAAGCGCCCAGCTAGAGAGTTGGCGGTGAAGACGCTTGAGTACGAGTACGAGTGGATGTGTATTAGCGACCGGTCGAAGCCCGGGAAGTACGACTTGTGGACGTACGACGCGGAAACCGGGTGGTCGAACGACGGGTCGAGCGTGATCCGTGAAGTGATGTCTGAGGAGTTGGACGGTCACGCGACTGAATCTGAGTGCAATCACGTTGAGCACTTAATCGCTAACAGGCACAAGGTGCACAGTGACGAGTTAGACGCTGGCAACATTGACGAGACGTTAATCCCGCTCGAAGACGGCGTTCTCGTGCTCGAATCCCTGGATTTAGACGATGACGGTCGGATTGATCCAGGGACCGCGGAAATCAAGCCTCACGACCCTGAGCACCGCTTCACGTACAGACTTAACGCCGCGTGGAATCCGGACTCTGCGAAACTCGAAAGAGTAGACGCATTCCTCGAAAATCTCACGTCGGACGCGACAGGCGAGCGAGACGAGGACTTGATTTGGGAATGGTTCGGTCACACCCTTACCCCAGAGTACGAACCGAAAGGATTCTTCATTCTGCACGGGAACGGGAATAACGGGAAAAGCCTGTTATTCGAACTGTTAATCCAGGTTCTCGGTGAGGAGAACACGTCAGGAACTCCGCTCTCGAAAATCGTTGATAACCGGTTCTCGTCGTCAAGAGTCGTTGATCGAATGGCGAATATCGCGCCGGACATCGCCGGAACGATCATTTCGGACATTAGCGATTTGAAAGCGCACACTGGTAACGACAAGGTCGAAGTTGAGCCGAAGGGGAAGCCCGCGTACGACGCGTACAACAGCGCTACGATGTTGTTCGGGGCGAATGAGCCGCCCGCGTTCGTTGAACAGTCGGACGCGGTGAAAGACAGGTTGTATCACGTTGAGTTACCGTACCGTTTCGTCTCGGATCCGGACCCGGATGATCCGGCGCAGAAACAGGCTAAGTCACGTTCAGAGTTACTCGATGAGCTCACGTCGGACGGTGCGCTCGCAGCAGTACTGTACCGAATGGTTGAGGGTGCACGGCGCATCCAAGTGCACGGGGATTTCAGCGACGATCGAACGCCGGACGAGCGGATGGAATCGTACGAGGAGGAAGCCGATCCGATCGCGTCGCTGGCGCGTTTCGCGTTCGAGAATGACCCGAGTGCCGCGGTTGCGCTCGACGACATCAAAACCTTGTACGATAAGCTGGCCCCGCAGCGTGGTTGGCCGCAGAAGGATAAGAAAACGATCGGTAAAGGACTCGGTCGGTTAACGAGCTTAACGTTCTCGACCGGTCACTACTTGCGTTCGTGGGGTTCTGAAGACGGTGACCGCCCGCACGTGTACAAAGGAATCAGATTCACCGGGGACGCTGTCGACACACTCGGTGAGGACACGACTCACGCGGACAGGTACCGTGAGCAGTTAGGACTCACTGACGAGTCGGGTGACGACGAGTCGAGTGACCCGGTGACGCCGCTCAACGAGTTAGAACCGGGACGGTTCGACCTTCGAGGAACGATCGATAACGTGCGTGACGAGCCGGTGCCGTGGTTGGACGATCAAGGAGTTGTGCGTGACGAGACTGACTCGTACAGGTACGAGATCGTTGAGAGTCGAGAGTTCGCGGACGCGGGCGAAGGAGCGGAAGTGCTTGTCAAGGACGCTATCGTCACGTCGGATGAAGCCGATCTTAAGATCCAAGTCGTTGCCGGGTTGACGGAAGTGCTCGTCATCGATACGGGTGACCGGGACGATGATCAGCGCCGAGTAGACGAAACCCCAGCCAATCCTGAAGAGCTTGAACCGGAATCGAGTGAAGGAGACGAAGCGGTACCAGTGCCGGAAGACGCCCTCGAAACCGTGACTGACGAGATCGAAGGTGTGAGTGACAAGACGGGTGACTGGGAAATAACGACTGTCGAAATCGAAGGCCCTGGGAAACTCGACATGTGGTACGTCGATCACCGTGACGTAGCGCACGATCGTGAGAGAGGACCGTACAAGGTTCACGCGCACGAGAACGGTTGGACTTGGATGTACGTCGGTGAGATGGAAATGTTCTCCCGTGCTGAGGATCGACTCGACGAATTAGTCCCTGTTGAAGAGCACATCGAACAGACAGAGACACCGGAAGCCCCGCCTCAAAGTCAGCGGAAAACAAGCATCTACCACCGGGTTAGAAAGGTAGATGAGTCGCAGGAAGATGAAGGCGCGGACGTGTCGACAGTCGTTGCTATTGAAGCCGGGAATCTCTGTTTACACCCTTCGACAGTACAGCGAGATATTGAGTCGATGATTGAATCCGGTCGTCTCACCGAAGTCGCCGAAGGGCGGGTGATGCAATCTTGA
- a CDS encoding ribonuclease H-like domain-containing protein, giving the protein MAPRLALDIETVPLVSDPAFDDPSDWKPFCITVGYQPARGETVETEVLFRQGATFRYEQLMFDDFFDWVTARHDTSERVELVTYNGDSYDIPILKDRAYKVTGELDSDTIDRLYLLLQACDHVDLILDLKADLGYYCSLDDALAMHNIEADAPTWNGEKVTGKHMLDMGEKIMNGSAPDELIEAVRRYAASDVEPLFELHDKIEQKTTA; this is encoded by the coding sequence ATGGCTCCACGCCTTGCTCTCGACATTGAGACCGTTCCGCTCGTCTCCGATCCTGCGTTCGACGACCCGAGTGACTGGAAACCGTTCTGCATCACCGTAGGGTACCAGCCTGCTCGCGGGGAAACGGTCGAAACGGAAGTGCTGTTCCGTCAAGGGGCGACGTTCCGGTACGAGCAACTAATGTTCGACGACTTTTTCGACTGGGTGACCGCTCGTCACGACACCAGCGAAAGAGTCGAACTCGTCACTTACAACGGTGACTCGTACGATATTCCCATCCTCAAAGACCGGGCGTACAAGGTTACGGGTGAACTTGACTCGGACACTATCGATCGTCTATATCTGCTCTTACAGGCGTGTGACCATGTCGATTTGATCCTGGATCTCAAAGCCGATCTCGGGTACTACTGCTCGCTCGATGACGCGCTGGCGATGCACAATATCGAAGCTGACGCGCCGACGTGGAACGGGGAGAAAGTGACGGGGAAACACATGCTCGACATGGGTGAGAAAATCATGAACGGTAGCGCGCCAGATGAGCTCATCGAAGCCGTGAGACGATACGCCGCCAGCGATGTTGAACCGCTGTTCGAACTTCACGACAAAATTGAACAGAAAACCACTGCGTGA